One genomic region from Bactrocera tryoni isolate S06 chromosome 3, CSIRO_BtryS06_freeze2, whole genome shotgun sequence encodes:
- the LOC120770371 gene encoding troponin C-akin-1 protein-like, translating to MTNIRKAASSLQKLFVCGALKYGQPGHSILANSGNGYAKFWCRATTTEKLPLVIATRYNIPFLLNKPGVGNYVLGEIYEVDDKMLTSLDNLEDCQDVFTREVHDMNIGVGEGTVPCWVYLLQKYPEKLLSLEYLSSYQNSAAHPYVMRNRRTHKHPPQEDLAYTAA from the exons aaagCTGCTTCTTCTCTGCAAAAGCTCTTTGTTTGCGGCGCCCTGAAATATGGCCAACCTGGTCACTCCATTCTCGCAAATTCTGGCAATGGTTATGCGAAATTCTGGTGCCGCGCCACAACCACCGAAAAACTGCCGCTTGTGATAGCCACACGTTATAATATCCCTTTTCTGCTGAACAAACCTGGTGTTGGTAACTATGTGTTGGGTGAGATTTATGAGGTGGATGACAAGATGCTGACATCACTGGATAACTTGGAAGATTGCCAAGATGTGTTCACACGGGAGGTGCATGACATGAACATCGGGGTTGGTGAAGG CACCGTGCCCTGTTGGGTGTATTTACTGCAAAAGTATCCCGAAAAGCTGCTCTCTCTGGAATATTTGTCAAGTTATCAAAATAGTGCTGCTCACCCCTATGTCATGCGTAATCGTCGCACACACAAGCATCCACCTCAAGAGGACCTTGCCTACACTGCTGCCTAA
- the LOC120770367 gene encoding putative gamma-glutamylcyclotransferase CG2811 has translation MSAKMSGNLIKVFVYGTLKRGEPNHHWLTRSENGHSRFLCEAQTVVKFPLVIGTRYNIPFLLNKPGVGHNVHGEVYEVDDTMFANLDLLEDYPNYYDREIQQIKTENNEHIDCWLYLIKQFPEKLLSKRYLEKYNNSEALPYCESYLDSSKQDMYVQDELNHVKDETK, from the exons ATGTCTGCAAAAATGTCTGgcaatttaataaaagtattCGTCTACGGGACACTTAAACGGGGAGAGCCTAATCACCATTGGCTAACGCGGTCCGAAAATGGCCACTCACGTTTTCTGTGTGAAGCGCAAACGGTAGTAAAGTTTCCACTCGTCATAGGCACACGCTACAACATTCCGTTTTTACTCAACAAACCTGGAGTTGGTCATAATGTTCATGGGGAAGTGTATGAGGTAGACGACACAATGTTTGCAAATCTAGATCTGCTGGAAGATTACCCCAATTACTATGACCGAGAAATACAGCAAATAAAAACAGAGAATAATGA ACATATTGATTGTTGGCTGTATTTGATCAAACAATTTCCGGAGAAGTTATTGTCCAAGCGTTACCTAGAAAAGTATAATAACTCAGAGGCACTTCCGTACTGCGAAAG TTATTTGGACAGCTCCAAgcaagatatgtatgtacaggaTGAGTTGAATCACGTTAAAGATGAGACCAAATGA
- the LOC120770363 gene encoding protein CDV3 homolog → MADLDDFFAKKDKKKSKAKPKFLTAEELVKNLEKEAATTAKSKKVEPTIPAPTITSGAVEEPTEVVEQAPEEEWDDFEQEQRKDYTGLKIGQLTLNDDEDESQGEGEEDDVDSDGNVNPETNSSKRSGGGPWRKVVPAEEVTQIPMEIEKPTSKLYISPALRAAQAGAAPGPRLKPRNRAAPDITNAEYFPSLSAARPEEQRKKKNEPAFEEVRHGGRVQRIHEPVLAPVTMANRFQSLDEDDS, encoded by the exons ATGGCGGATTTGGAcgatttttttgctaaaaaggACAAGAAAAAGTCCAAGGCCAAGCCCAAGTTTTTAACTGCTGAGGAGTTGGTAAAAAATCTAGAAAAGGAGGCAGCAACGACCGCCAAGTCAAAAAAGGTAGAACCAACCATACCTGCACCAACAATCACGTCTGGTGCTGTTGAGGAGCCAACTGAAGTAGTGGAGCAG GCGCCTGAAGAGGAATGGGATGATTTTGAACAAGAACAGCGAAAAGATTATACTGGTCTCAAAATCGGTCAATTGACTTTGAATGATGATGAAGATGAAAGCCAAGGAGAAGGTGAAGAAGATGATGTGGACAGTGATGGCAATGTCAATCCTGAAACTAATTCCTCGAAACGTAGTGGAGGCGGTCCTTGGAGAAAGGTTGTTCCCGCCGAAGAGGTGACTCAAATTCCAATGGAGATTGAAAAACCCACGTCAAAACTTTATATATCACCTGCATTGCGAGCTGCT CAAGCTGGAGCGGCGCCTGGACCACGTCTAAAGCCTCGTAACCGTGCGGCGCCCGATATTACAAATGCAGAATACTTCCCCTCGTTGAGTGCTGCTCGCCCTGAAGAACAACGCAAGAAAAAGAATGAACCAGCTTTTGAAGAGGTTCGACACGGAGGTAGGGTGCAGCGCATCCATGAACCTGTTTTGGCGCCCGTTACCATGGCGAATCGATTCCAGTCGCTGGACGAGGATGACAGCTAG